One segment of Campylobacter hominis ATCC BAA-381 DNA contains the following:
- a CDS encoding lytic transglycosylase domain-containing protein — translation MKILKILFFSIFFANFLIANPTISYINHDKILSDFDIENNQDNKKMVISIYKSIDKSDRNLFKKIVLNKSYHTQVIRQKLDDLDAPEFMLYLAMVESQLSNKATSQVRAGGIWQFMPSTAKKYGLTVNRHIDERRDPIVSTDAAYEYMSYLKDYFGKWYLAAMAYNCGEACLSKSIKSVGSDDFDTLLNSNALPNETKNFVKKIIKYSYIAKNSSMIKILDKDGDKNKLIKIPVNGGEKLANIAKKANIPISAMKDINVHIRGVAAPKNGNYHFYIPTENYETYIANGGVEAIKEDNKAKLNFKISNFLQEESKIQTSRLE, via the coding sequence ATGAAAATTTTAAAAATTTTATTTTTTAGCATCTTTTTTGCAAACTTTTTGATTGCAAACCCGACCATCTCTTACATAAATCATGATAAAATTTTAAGCGATTTTGATATTGAAAATAACCAGGATAACAAAAAAATGGTTATATCAATATACAAAAGTATAGATAAAAGCGATCGTAATCTTTTTAAAAAAATCGTTTTAAACAAATCTTATCACACACAAGTTATCAGACAAAAACTTGATGATTTGGATGCGCCCGAGTTTATGCTTTATCTTGCAATGGTTGAATCGCAACTCTCAAATAAAGCTACATCACAAGTAAGAGCCGGAGGAATTTGGCAATTTATGCCAAGCACCGCAAAAAAATACGGTTTAACCGTAAATAGACATATAGACGAAAGAAGAGACCCGATTGTTTCTACTGATGCTGCTTATGAATATATGAGTTATCTTAAGGATTATTTTGGTAAATGGTATTTGGCGGCTATGGCTTATAATTGCGGCGAGGCATGTTTAAGTAAATCAATAAAAAGTGTAGGAAGCGACGATTTCGATACTCTTTTAAATTCAAATGCTTTGCCGAATGAGACTAAAAATTTTGTGAAAAAAATTATAAAATACTCATATATCGCCAAAAACAGTTCAATGATTAAAATTTTAGATAAAGACGGCGATAAAAATAAATTAATCAAAATTCCTGTAAATGGCGGTGAAAAGTTGGCAAATATAGCCAAAAAAGCCAATATTCCGATTAGTGCAATGAAAGATATAAATGTGCATATAAGAGGTGTTGCTGCACCGAAAAACGGAAATTACCATTTTTATATACCGACTGAAAATTATGAAACATACATTGCAAACGGCGGAGTTGAAGCGATAAAAGAAGATAATAAAGCAAAATTAAATTTTAAAATTTCTAATTTTTTACAAGAAGAGAGTAAAATTCAAACCTCAAGGCTTGAATAA
- a CDS encoding TatD family hydrolase produces the protein MIIDTHTHLDDDVFDDDFDDVLAHMHSNGIEKAIIPGADPKQLKKACKIAHSHENIFFAAGVHPYDISNFDLNFLREFAKDPKCVAIGECGLDYFRLKDDFNTEDEQNANKALQKEVFSAQIDLANELKKPLIVHVRDANEDSFEILKKAEVSGVLHCFNASKLLLTLKDRFYFGIGGVLTFKNAKNLVKILPEIPLDKILIETDSPYLTPEPFRGTRNEPAYTKFVVKKVSEILNIPEREIEQITSDNAQRLFKF, from the coding sequence ATGATAATTGATACGCATACGCATTTGGATGATGACGTTTTTGACGACGATTTTGACGATGTCTTAGCACATATGCATTCAAATGGTATAGAAAAAGCGATAATCCCTGGAGCAGATCCGAAACAACTTAAAAAAGCCTGTAAAATCGCACATAGTCATGAAAATATATTTTTTGCAGCAGGCGTCCATCCTTATGATATATCTAATTTCGATTTAAATTTTTTACGCGAGTTCGCTAAAGATCCGAAATGCGTGGCAATCGGTGAGTGCGGGCTTGATTATTTTCGTTTAAAAGACGATTTTAACACGGAAGATGAACAAAATGCTAATAAAGCGCTTCAAAAAGAGGTTTTTTCAGCTCAAATAGATTTGGCTAATGAGCTTAAAAAACCGCTTATCGTGCATGTAAGAGATGCGAATGAAGATAGTTTTGAAATTTTAAAGAAAGCCGAGGTGAGCGGTGTTTTACACTGCTTTAATGCAAGTAAATTGCTTTTAACTCTAAAAGATCGTTTCTATTTTGGAATCGGCGGCGTTTTGACATTTAAAAATGCTAAAAATTTGGTAAAAATTTTACCAGAAATTCCATTGGATAAAATTTTAATAGAAACGGATTCTCCGTATCTTACGCCTGAGCCTTTTAGAGGAACAAGAAACGAGCCTGCTTACACAAAATTTGTAGTAAAAAAGGTCTCAGAAATTTTAAATATCCCTGAGCGCGAAATTGAACAGATCACAAGCGATAACGCACAGAGATTGTTTAAATTTTAA
- the lptA gene encoding lipopolysaccharide transport periplasmic protein LptA, with translation MFSRKIILFFLFSVFVNADTVNVTADNFFADENKLISILTGNVVLKKGDYDTLKADKLTIYFDKEKNPIKYVATGNTSFNAILKDKHYDGKGEILTYEPEKEIYTLEKNAYLHEKETKKEVFGDKIIVDRAKTTYEVKSISKKPIKLIFEIEDKEKK, from the coding sequence ATGTTTTCAAGAAAAATAATTTTATTTTTTTTGTTTTCAGTATTTGTAAATGCCGACACCGTTAATGTAACGGCCGATAATTTTTTTGCTGATGAAAATAAACTGATAAGCATTTTAACGGGCAATGTAGTTTTAAAAAAAGGTGATTATGACACTTTAAAAGCCGATAAGCTGACGATTTATTTTGATAAAGAAAAAAATCCCATAAAATATGTCGCTACAGGAAATACAAGTTTTAATGCAATTTTAAAAGATAAACATTATGACGGCAAGGGCGAAATTTTAACGTATGAGCCGGAAAAAGAAATTTATACGCTTGAAAAAAATGCCTATCTGCACGAAAAAGAGACTAAAAAAGAGGTTTTTGGTGATAAAATCATTGTAGATCGGGCAAAAACCACATATGAAGTAAAAAGTATAAGCAAAAAGCCGATAAAACTTATATTTGAAATTGAAGACAAAGAAAAGAAATGA
- the yihA gene encoding ribosome biogenesis GTP-binding protein YihA/YsxC gives MIKICGAEFLISASEISQINDFAKSEIAFLGRSNVGKSSFINAIVNQKNLAKSSAIPGKTQLINFFEVNFKDEILSKNGENSAQNFSLIFVDLPGFGYAKVSKKMHFIWQKNLDEFIKNRTGIKLFVHLIDSRQFDLEIDENADSYIRSFLRPDQALIKFYTKSDKLNQKEKAAVLKHDPSAKFMSIKNEKQILNAREMIVKTALGGESC, from the coding sequence ATGATTAAAATTTGCGGTGCCGAATTTTTAATTTCGGCGAGTGAAATTTCTCAAATAAATGATTTTGCAAAAAGTGAAATTGCGTTTTTGGGAAGATCGAATGTAGGAAAAAGCAGCTTTATAAATGCCATCGTAAATCAAAAAAATCTTGCAAAAAGCAGTGCAATTCCCGGGAAAACGCAACTTATAAATTTCTTTGAAGTAAATTTTAAAGATGAAATTTTAAGTAAAAACGGCGAAAATTCAGCTCAAAATTTTTCACTTATTTTTGTTGATTTACCGGGTTTCGGGTATGCAAAAGTTTCTAAAAAAATGCACTTTATTTGGCAAAAAAATCTTGATGAGTTTATAAAAAACAGAACTGGCATAAAGCTTTTTGTGCATCTTATCGACAGCAGGCAGTTTGATTTGGAAATTGATGAAAACGCCGACAGTTATATTCGTTCGTTTTTGCGCCCTGATCAGGCTTTGATAAAATTTTACACAAAAAGTGATAAATTAAATCAAAAAGAAAAAGCGGCTGTTTTAAAACATGATCCTTCGGCAAAATTTATGAGTATAAAAAATGAGAAACAAATTTTAAATGCGCGCGAGATGATAGTTAAAACGGCACTTGGAGGAGAAAGTTGTTAG
- a CDS encoding DNA repair protein RecN → MLEKILIKDALSFEKTDLKFSRGLNVFTGVSGAGKSVLINAVLALFGLSQSDASLIEGDIKAKFSLDEFGILNENPNNFRVLKDKSTRYFINSQMISRQNLLTLTQNFVKFLGAKNTDEISSENLIFLLDFLISKSEPEFDKILADFRAEFKEFTEVKKELEKIENEENRIEELKEFAKFEIDKISQISPKAGEFDELMQIKKKLSKKDKINELWERAGQIFEFESSVTEALRISGLESSFFEDAMNELRAQKESLNLEELEGLDIEKILDRIEALSSLNRRYGSIEEALEILEKRKKELAHYEQISFEKAELEKKFEILQNEISNFLQKISEKRKKYARNLQNLINKYLKELYMDEISLEFLKCEISQNGNDEISVKMGATDFKNFSSGETNRLRLAFIATNIEITNKGAGILILDEIDSNLSGKESMSIADVLVKISKFYQIFAISHQPQLSSKADCHFLVSKIDGKSSVKILNENEKITELARMISGENITKEALEFAKKLLV, encoded by the coding sequence ATGTTAGAGAAAATTTTAATAAAAGATGCGCTCAGTTTTGAAAAAACGGATTTAAAATTTTCACGCGGATTAAATGTTTTTACAGGAGTCAGCGGTGCCGGAAAATCGGTGCTTATAAATGCTGTTTTGGCTTTATTCGGACTTAGTCAAAGCGATGCAAGCCTGATAGAAGGCGACATAAAAGCAAAATTTTCTTTGGATGAGTTTGGAATTTTAAATGAAAATCCAAATAATTTTCGCGTTTTGAAAGACAAAAGCACAAGATATTTTATAAATTCTCAAATGATTTCGCGCCAAAATTTACTTACACTTACGCAAAATTTCGTAAAATTTCTCGGTGCAAAAAATACCGATGAGATAAGTAGTGAAAATTTAATATTTTTACTTGATTTTCTGATTTCTAAAAGCGAGCCTGAATTTGATAAAATTTTAGCCGATTTCAGAGCTGAATTTAAAGAATTCACAGAAGTAAAAAAAGAGCTTGAAAAAATAGAAAATGAAGAAAACAGAATAGAAGAACTCAAAGAATTTGCAAAATTCGAAATTGATAAAATATCACAAATTTCTCCAAAAGCAGGCGAATTTGACGAGCTTATGCAAATCAAAAAAAAGCTAAGCAAAAAAGATAAAATAAATGAGCTTTGGGAAAGAGCCGGACAAATTTTCGAATTTGAAAGTTCGGTTACGGAAGCACTTAGAATAAGCGGACTTGAAAGCTCTTTTTTTGAAGATGCGATGAATGAATTAAGGGCGCAAAAGGAAAGTTTGAATCTTGAAGAGCTTGAAGGACTTGATATCGAAAAAATTTTAGATAGAATTGAAGCATTAAGCTCACTGAATCGCCGTTATGGAAGTATTGAAGAAGCGCTTGAAATTTTGGAAAAAAGAAAAAAAGAGCTTGCGCATTACGAGCAAATAAGTTTTGAGAAAGCCGAGCTTGAGAAAAAATTTGAAATTCTACAAAATGAAATTTCAAATTTTTTACAAAAAATCAGCGAAAAGCGCAAAAAATATGCCCGAAATTTGCAAAATTTGATAAACAAATATTTAAAAGAGCTTTATATGGACGAAATTTCACTTGAATTTTTAAAATGTGAAATTTCACAAAACGGAAATGATGAAATTTCCGTAAAAATGGGCGCGACGGATTTTAAAAATTTCAGTTCCGGCGAGACAAATCGTCTTCGTTTGGCTTTTATAGCTACAAATATTGAAATCACAAATAAAGGTGCAGGAATTTTAATACTTGATGAAATTGATTCGAATTTAAGTGGAAAAGAGTCGATGAGCATAGCTGATGTGCTTGTTAAAATTTCAAAATTTTATCAAATTTTTGCAATTTCCCACCAACCACAACTCAGCTCGAAAGCAGATTGCCATTTTTTGGTAAGCAAAATTGACGGTAAATCAAGTGTCAAAATTTTAAATGAGAATGAAAAAATAACCGAACTTGCAAGAATGATAAGCGGTGAAAATATCACAAAAGAAGCGCTTGAGTTTGCCAAAAAATTACTTGTTTAG
- the lptC gene encoding LPS export ABC transporter periplasmic protein LptC, which produces MVIKIFYVAVAIFAVAMVFLSLQSPFSDDFIKSGITSPATEFKNVVDYEVGDKINGKFTSTNGVSYKNSDEFENFKAIYIDDINHTLSSKIAISKGDDIIFKKDVNYTNSNNLNFLSEEAIYNTKTKIAKSNVPFIMLQNGDKITGKSLKYDLNKKQTFSKGVHGCFQEK; this is translated from the coding sequence TTGGTTATAAAAATTTTTTATGTTGCGGTTGCAATTTTTGCAGTAGCAATGGTATTTTTGAGTTTACAAAGCCCATTTTCAGATGATTTTATAAAAAGCGGCATAACAAGTCCGGCTACTGAATTTAAAAACGTCGTAGATTATGAAGTCGGAGATAAAATAAACGGCAAATTCACCTCTACAAACGGAGTAAGTTATAAAAACAGCGATGAATTTGAAAATTTTAAAGCTATATATATAGACGACATCAATCACACATTAAGCTCAAAAATCGCTATAAGCAAAGGTGATGATATAATTTTTAAAAAAGATGTAAATTACACGAATAGTAATAATTTAAATTTTTTAAGCGAAGAAGCGATATATAATACAAAAACGAAGATAGCAAAAAGTAATGTGCCATTTATAATGCTTCAAAACGGTGATAAAATTACCGGTAAAAGTTTAAAATACGATTTAAATAAAAAGCAAACTTTTTCCAAAGGGGTTCATGGATGTTTTCAAGAAAAATAA
- the hisB gene encoding imidazoleglycerol-phosphate dehydratase HisB, giving the protein MIKKYRKTKETEISVELEICGSGNAEIDTGIGFFDHMLESFTKHSLIDLKLICKGDLNVDFHHSVEDCGIVLGSALREAIYPIKKIERFGDSVVVMDEAAFSCALDLSNRAFLVFEGPKVGKVGEFDIELLEEFFRAVAFNAGITLHLIKLRGQNLHHLSEAAFKSFAVALRRALSKNERAEIPSTKGIL; this is encoded by the coding sequence ATGATAAAAAAATACAGAAAAACAAAAGAGACTGAAATTTCGGTTGAACTTGAAATTTGCGGTAGCGGAAATGCTGAAATTGATACAGGAATAGGTTTTTTTGACCATATGCTGGAAAGCTTTACAAAGCACTCTTTGATTGATTTAAAACTGATTTGCAAAGGCGATTTAAACGTTGATTTTCATCACAGTGTTGAAGATTGCGGTATTGTTCTTGGAAGCGCTTTAAGAGAAGCGATTTACCCGATTAAAAAAATCGAGCGATTTGGCGATAGCGTAGTTGTGATGGATGAAGCGGCGTTTTCTTGCGCGCTTGATTTGTCAAATAGAGCGTTTTTGGTTTTTGAAGGACCTAAAGTGGGCAAAGTAGGCGAGTTTGATATTGAACTTTTGGAAGAGTTTTTTAGAGCGGTGGCGTTTAATGCGGGAATTACTCTTCATTTAATAAAGCTTCGCGGACAAAATTTGCACCATTTATCAGAAGCCGCTTTTAAATCCTTTGCCGTTGCTCTTAGAAGAGCTTTAAGTAAGAATGAACGTGCCGAAATTCCAAGCACAAAAGGAATTTTATGA
- a CDS encoding N-acetyltransferase, with amino-acid sequence MLELVKAKLKDISKMQNLVREDVEKGVILPRSDDEIATNIRSYTLAFLDGELVGYSALHIYTKNLAEVRSLIVSKYFRGQKIGSEIVKKLIKEAEFYEISQIFALTYRKNFFLNLGFNEISKESLPAQKIWADCIKCKHFPTCNEVAVIFTL; translated from the coding sequence TTGTTAGAGCTTGTAAAAGCGAAATTAAAAGATATATCTAAAATGCAAAATTTGGTGCGCGAAGATGTAGAAAAAGGTGTAATTCTGCCTAGAAGCGATGATGAAATCGCTACAAATATCCGTTCTTACACTCTTGCGTTTTTAGACGGTGAACTTGTCGGATATTCAGCACTTCATATTTATACGAAAAATCTTGCTGAAGTACGCTCTTTAATAGTTTCAAAATATTTTCGCGGTCAAAAAATAGGCTCTGAAATTGTAAAAAAATTGATTAAAGAAGCCGAATTTTATGAAATTTCACAAATTTTTGCTCTTACTTACCGTAAAAATTTCTTTTTAAATCTCGGTTTTAATGAAATTTCAAAAGAGTCTCTGCCGGCACAAAAAATTTGGGCGGATTGTATTAAATGCAAGCATTTTCCTACATGCAACGAAGTCGCGGTAATCTTTACATTGTAG
- a CDS encoding NAD(+) kinase yields MQNFKLHENVKSIGLIAKKSAEIGALIDKITKILKAKNIEILIEKNSADFFGKAGFGLNEILKKTEILISLGGDGTLISIAGKVANQNAFIIGIHAGTLGFLTDILPDDFEKFLDEFLRGEYEIERPFMLEVLFEKNSGEIVRKLAFNDVVLNRNNIASMAKIDAYLNRKYFNTYFGDGVIISSAVGSTAYNMSANGPIIYPLSDVFCITPICSHSLTQRPLIVPKEYFVNFKTKSDVSAIVDGQDIFNMNEFKNIGVRVNKARSSLIRRVNHDYFGILREKLSWGK; encoded by the coding sequence ATGCAAAATTTTAAACTTCACGAGAATGTGAAATCAATCGGATTAATAGCTAAAAAAAGTGCTGAAATAGGTGCTTTGATAGATAAAATAACTAAAATTTTAAAAGCAAAAAATATTGAAATTTTAATAGAAAAAAACTCGGCAGATTTTTTTGGAAAAGCAGGTTTTGGCCTAAATGAAATTTTAAAAAAAACTGAAATTTTAATCAGTCTTGGAGGCGACGGAACATTAATTTCAATTGCCGGAAAAGTTGCCAATCAAAATGCTTTTATAATCGGTATTCACGCAGGAACTTTAGGATTTTTAACGGATATTCTGCCTGATGATTTTGAAAAGTTTTTAGATGAATTTCTGCGTGGTGAATATGAAATAGAGCGCCCTTTTATGCTTGAAGTTCTGTTTGAAAAAAACAGCGGTGAAATAGTGCGAAAACTTGCATTTAACGATGTTGTGCTAAATAGAAACAATATCGCAAGTATGGCTAAAATAGACGCCTATTTAAATCGCAAATATTTTAATACATATTTTGGAGACGGTGTGATAATAAGCTCCGCTGTTGGATCCACAGCTTACAATATGAGCGCAAACGGACCGATAATTTATCCTTTAAGTGATGTTTTCTGTATAACGCCCATTTGCTCGCACAGTCTTACACAACGCCCGCTAATCGTGCCGAAAGAGTATTTTGTAAATTTTAAAACAAAAAGTGATGTTAGCGCTATCGTCGACGGACAGGATATTTTCAATATGAATGAGTTTAAAAATATCGGCGTACGCGTCAATAAAGCGCGCTCATCTTTGATTAGACGCGTAAATCACGATTATTTCGGTATTTTAAGAGAAAAATTAAGTTGGGGAAAATAA
- a CDS encoding KdsC family phosphatase, producing the protein MIEIIFLDVDGSLTDGGIYKTNSGDEFKKFDVKDGFGIQEWLRIGKKIAIITGKSSKIVENRAKELKIPYFFQGVKDKFQKAREILELENLDFSNAAAIGDDLNDMKLLNVVKISFKPADALSSVKADITLSKNGGNGAVREMIEILVDRENLRDEWNKNWL; encoded by the coding sequence ATGATAGAAATAATTTTTCTTGATGTCGATGGAAGCCTTACTGATGGCGGTATTTATAAAACAAACTCCGGTGATGAGTTTAAGAAATTTGATGTAAAAGACGGATTTGGGATTCAAGAATGGCTTCGTATTGGAAAAAAAATAGCAATCATAACCGGCAAAAGCTCCAAGATTGTTGAAAACAGAGCTAAAGAGCTTAAAATTCCATATTTTTTTCAAGGTGTAAAAGATAAATTTCAAAAAGCGCGTGAAATTTTAGAACTTGAAAATTTGGATTTTTCAAATGCCGCTGCAATAGGTGATGATTTAAATGATATGAAACTCTTAAATGTTGTTAAAATCAGTTTCAAACCTGCCGATGCGCTCTCATCCGTAAAAGCCGATATAACTCTTTCTAAAAATGGCGGAAACGGCGCTGTGCGCGAGATGATAGAGATTTTGGTGGATCGTGAAAATTTGCGCGATGAGTGGAATAAAAATTGGTTATAA
- the mrdA gene encoding penicillin-binding protein 2: protein MRVKLVAFFVFIFFVFLIGRIYILSVQSNEHFEILAKKNAIKTEFITPVRGQIKDLKNRPLAINRLGFSLALAPHLKNSELDEEINFIVSLFADQNATKISKNYKKDNSAYNHDFIDVIDFLDYNETIKNFAVLNLRENISIKPTSIRFYPNDDLASHIIGYVGRANTKDIEDEPITKLTGYIGRSGVESFYNEILQGNAGEVKSKVTALNKTIAEIASKKPESSDIKLTIDLELEEFLRDLFKDKAGAVIIMDLKDGAILAAGSYPEFSLNSFVNGISASEWDELINGVNAPFTNKLVNGLYPPGSVMKMAVGMSFLNSGKITPETKFYCSGAIELGGRKFRCWKAGGHGNETLLTAIRDSCDIYFYDGSLEVGIDFMSEYLTKVGFGRKTGVDLPNEFIGTIPNKEWKMQKYNQQWYLGETVNASIGQGYVLTTPMQVAKNTALIATGKELTPHFLKEINDINVPFEAAEILTPTEKNQLEIVREGMFEVANSPIGTAYRVLQGIPFKIAAKTGTAQVVGISQTAMSRIKEADMEYLQRSHSWMTSFGPYEDPQYVVTVLVEHGGGGGKNGPIVREIYNKLLETGYITLPPQQPKENRKNAGKKRS, encoded by the coding sequence ATGAGAGTAAAATTGGTAGCGTTTTTTGTATTTATTTTTTTTGTTTTCCTGATAGGTAGAATATACATTCTTTCAGTACAATCAAACGAACATTTTGAAATTTTGGCTAAAAAAAATGCTATAAAAACCGAGTTTATTACCCCGGTGCGCGGTCAAATCAAGGATTTGAAAAATCGTCCGTTAGCTATAAACAGGCTTGGTTTTTCACTTGCTCTTGCGCCGCATTTAAAAAATTCCGAGCTTGATGAGGAGATAAATTTTATCGTTTCACTTTTTGCAGATCAGAATGCAACCAAAATTTCTAAAAATTATAAAAAGGATAATTCGGCTTATAATCACGATTTTATAGATGTTATAGATTTTTTGGATTACAACGAAACAATCAAAAATTTTGCCGTTTTAAATTTAAGAGAAAATATTTCTATAAAGCCGACTTCAATAAGATTTTATCCTAATGACGATTTGGCATCTCATATAATAGGCTATGTAGGACGCGCAAACACTAAAGATATCGAAGACGAGCCTATTACAAAATTAACGGGATATATCGGTAGAAGTGGCGTGGAAAGCTTTTATAACGAAATTTTGCAAGGAAATGCCGGAGAAGTAAAAAGCAAGGTTACCGCTTTAAATAAAACTATTGCCGAAATTGCGTCAAAAAAGCCTGAAAGTAGCGATATAAAACTTACCATCGATTTGGAACTTGAAGAGTTTTTAAGAGACCTTTTTAAAGACAAAGCAGGCGCTGTAATCATAATGGATTTGAAAGACGGCGCAATTTTAGCCGCAGGAAGTTATCCGGAATTTTCATTAAACAGTTTTGTAAACGGTATCAGCGCAAGTGAATGGGACGAACTTATAAACGGTGTAAATGCGCCATTTACAAATAAACTTGTAAATGGTTTATATCCGCCAGGATCCGTAATGAAAATGGCCGTCGGAATGTCATTTTTAAATAGTGGCAAAATTACTCCCGAGACAAAGTTTTACTGCTCAGGTGCCATTGAGCTTGGCGGGCGTAAATTTCGTTGCTGGAAAGCGGGCGGACATGGAAACGAGACTTTGCTTACCGCAATCAGAGATAGTTGTGATATTTATTTTTATGATGGAAGTTTGGAAGTCGGAATCGATTTTATGAGCGAATATCTTACGAAAGTCGGTTTCGGACGAAAAACCGGAGTAGATTTACCGAACGAGTTTATAGGAACAATTCCAAATAAAGAGTGGAAAATGCAAAAATATAATCAACAATGGTATTTGGGAGAAACGGTAAATGCTTCAATCGGTCAGGGATATGTGCTTACAACCCCAATGCAAGTAGCTAAAAATACGGCGTTGATTGCTACCGGAAAAGAGCTTACGCCGCATTTTTTAAAAGAGATAAACGATATAAACGTTCCCTTCGAGGCTGCTGAAATTTTAACACCTACCGAAAAAAATCAGCTTGAAATCGTAAGAGAAGGTATGTTTGAAGTGGCTAATTCGCCTATCGGCACAGCTTACAGAGTTTTACAGGGCATACCGTTTAAAATAGCCGCAAAAACGGGAACCGCTCAAGTTGTAGGAATTTCACAAACCGCAATGTCACGTATAAAAGAAGCGGATATGGAATATTTGCAAAGATCTCACAGCTGGATGACAAGTTTCGGGCCTTACGAAGATCCGCAATATGTAGTAACAGTGCTGGTGGAGCATGGAGGTGGCGGTGGTAAAAATGGACCTATCGTAAGAGAAATTTACAATAAACTTCTTGAAACGGGCTATATTACGCTTCCGCCGCAACAGCCGAAAGAAAACAGAAAAAATGCAGGCAAAAAACGAAGTTAA
- a CDS encoding septal ring lytic transglycosylase RlpA family protein: MILFYGCSSRIPHAGTYGTPKKSTPATMRPYTVNGKTYYPEKVSVGDTQRGTASWYGPNFHGKNTSNGEQYNMYAMTAAHKTYPMNTMVRVTNLNTGDSDVVRINDRGPFVNGRIIDLSKKAAQRLGVFARGTAPVKLEVVGFSGRQIAKGSAGSTVIGGQFMVQIGAFRNVNGAKRYKNEYNNTSGYGTIIKVFDLDGEPIYRVFLHGFKSESEARDFAHGGPFRGAFIVRE, from the coding sequence ATGATTTTGTTTTACGGTTGTAGTTCAAGAATTCCGCATGCAGGAACTTATGGCACACCAAAAAAATCAACTCCCGCTACTATGCGCCCGTATACAGTTAACGGAAAAACATATTATCCTGAAAAAGTAAGCGTAGGTGATACACAAAGAGGAACTGCCAGCTGGTATGGACCGAATTTTCATGGTAAAAATACATCAAACGGTGAACAATACAATATGTATGCGATGACGGCAGCTCATAAAACATATCCTATGAACACAATGGTTAGAGTCACCAATTTAAATACCGGCGACAGCGATGTTGTTAGAATTAACGACCGCGGTCCTTTTGTAAATGGTAGAATTATAGATCTTTCAAAAAAAGCGGCTCAAAGACTTGGCGTTTTTGCAAGAGGTACTGCACCTGTAAAACTGGAAGTAGTAGGATTTAGCGGACGACAAATCGCAAAAGGAAGTGCAGGTTCTACAGTAATTGGCGGACAATTTATGGTTCAAATCGGAGCATTTAGAAATGTAAATGGAGCTAAGCGCTATAAAAACGAGTATAATAATACATCGGGATACGGTACAATTATAAAAGTATTCGATCTTGACGGAGAGCCTATTTACCGCGTATTTTTACACGGATTTAAAAGTGAAAGCGAAGCCAGGGATTTTGCTCATGGCGGACCGTTTAGAGGTGCTTTTATCGTAAGGGAATAA